From a region of the Impatiens glandulifera chromosome 4, dImpGla2.1, whole genome shotgun sequence genome:
- the LOC124935351 gene encoding fasciclin-like arabinogalactan protein 21 — protein sequence MATLLRIMILISILASFSTVAAGTSFSDSESAFSTLSPSPASSPMTLLQENTLPMSLFGPILADLGFADFAAAAPSLSTSTVWRGPITVFAATDSSVLTCPSCSVPLLLQEHTVPGLFPIHYLSTLAFGTKIETLAPGRCLTITSTNNSSRIFVGGVEVTHPDLFNNGLVVVHGLQGYVSHLSPFSCSIERMTSLTFLPPPPQAEAFVMRLMLRDAMLRLRISGYTVLAIALKVKYAELMDFSSFTVFALDDPSVFSSGQSFVTDFRFHVVPNRLLLAEELEHLPAGTILPTMHNGHNLMVTTNGGIQHTPMRINYVQMARLDLLYNLKIAVHGITAPFPNVNLTAALEVIQLGHPGSQHASISSQKNQQSSSMNSRMQWSMENDHHHGL from the coding sequence ATGGCGACTCTTCTTCGAATCATGATTCTCATCTCAATATTAGCTTCATTTTCTACCGTCGCCGCCGGCACTAGCTTCTCCGACAGCGAATCCGCCTTCTCAACGCTTTCTCCATCACCAGCTAGTTCACCAATGACGTTGCTACAAGAAAATACACTTCCAATGTCTCTCTTCGGACCAATTCTAGCAGATCTAGGTTTCGCCGATTTCGCCGCTGCTGCTCCATCTCTATCTACATCCACCGTATGGAGAGGACCGATTACTGTCTTCGCCGCTACAGATTCATCAGTCCTAACATGTCCTTCTTGTTCTGTTCCTCTCCTTCTCCAGGAACACACTGTTCCTGGACTATTTCCGATTCATTATCTCAGCACATTAGCCTTCGGTACCAAAATCGAAACCCTAGCTCCCGGTCGTTGCCTCACTATAACTTCAACAAACAACTCCTCTCGTATATTCGTCGGTGGCGTTGAAGTCACGCATCCAGATCTATTCAATAACGGTTTAGTTGTAGTTCATGGACTACAAGGTTATGTTTCTCATCTCTCTCCATTCTCGTGCAGTATTGAACGGATGACATCGCTAACATTCCTTCCTCCACCGCCTCAAGCGGAAGCGTTTGTCATGCGATTAATGTTACGAGACGCTATGCTTCGTCTACGTATCAGCGGTTATACAGTACTAGCAATCGCATTGAAAGTGAAGTATGCAGAGTTGATGGATTTCAGTTCATTCACTGTGTTTGCTTTGGATGATCCGTCTGTGTTTTCAAGTGGACAATCGTTTGTTACTGATTTTAGATTCCATGTTGTACCGAATAGATTGTTGTTGGCTGAAGAACTTGAGCATTTACCTGCTGGTACAATTCTTCCAACAATGCATAATGGACATAATCTTATGGTGACTACTAATGGAGGAATTCAACATACGCCAATGAGAATCAATTACGTGCAGATGGCGAGACTTGATTTGTTGTATAATTTGAAGATTGCTGTACATGGAATTACTGCACCGTTTCCTAATGTTAATCTGACTGCTGCTTTAGAAGTGATCCAGCTTGGACACCCTGGATCTCAACATGCATCGATAAGTTCGCAGAAGAATCAACAATCTTCATCAATGAATTCTAGAATGCAATGGTCTATGGAGAATGATCATCATCACGGTCTCTAA